One part of the Aricia agestis chromosome Z, ilAriAges1.1, whole genome shotgun sequence genome encodes these proteins:
- the LOC121738926 gene encoding uncharacterized protein LOC121738926 — MDNQATAATAIGVRREPSTDPVKAQGILASVTKKERDAARLWHQRWGFLCHKKEEEEKEALELGLSVDEYRAAIRLLRRSSEDRKCPVPVEACKDSLPSTSSGMVGRRVLYPLEKFGPLVKTSKNYPTRPPLPPGQVYDPYKQTMVFLGSVEGDPISHKQSPARCETTDMWAELPLAVSHFDTLHFGAK, encoded by the exons ATGGACAATCAAGCGACGGCGGCTACTGCCATCGGTGTACGGAGAGAACCCTCTACAGATCCTGTCAAAGCGCAGGGCATTCT aGCATCAGTAACTAAGAAGGAGAGAGACGCGGCTCGACTGTGGCATCAGCGCTGGGGGTTCCTCTGCCACAAAAAAGAAGAAGAGGAAAAGGAAGCTTTGGAATTAG GTTTGTCGGTAGACGAGTACAGAGCTGCAATAAGATTGTTAAGGCGTTCATCCGAAGACAGAAAATGCCCGGTCCCCGTGGAAGCCTGTAAGGACTCTCTTCCCTCTACGTCTTCAG GTATGGTGGGACGTCGCGTTCTTTACCCTCTAGAGAAGTTCGGTCCGCTGGTGAAAACGTCCAAAAACTACCCCACCCGGCCGCCGCTGCCACCTGGACAAGTGTACGATCCATACAAACAAACTATGGTCTTCCTCGG GAGCGTGGAAGGTGACCCTATATCGCACAAGCAGTCGCCGGCGCGGTGCGAGACAACAGACATGTGGGCGGAGCTACCGCTGGCGGTGTCGCACTTCGATACACTACATTTTGGTGCGAAGTAG